The stretch of DNA AAAGACAAATGCTTCAATCCTTCCACCAATTTGAAATCCTGCCAAAATTTCATCACCATAACTCAACAAAAATTTAGCAATTAAAACCAAGGAAAAAAGTGTCAAACCTCTTTCAATTCCTGTGGGGATTCCGATTTTAAAGGCATTTTTTATAAAAGAAAGCTTTAAGCAAAGAGGGAATTTAAAAGTCCTGTATCCAAAGATACAAAGAAGGATCGCTTCCAAAAATGCGCTCAAAGTGTTTGCGATGCCAGATCCTAGAATGTCCATAGGGGGAATAAAATACCATCCAAAGATCAAGACGTAGTTGGCGATGATATTAAAAAGTGTAGAAAAAATCTTGATATAAAAAGGAATCTTGGCACAAGAGATTGCACTAAAGGCTGAGGTAAGTGTTGTTTTGAGCAAAAGAGGAGGGATGGAAAAGATAAGGATTTTGAGATAAATTTCTCCCAGTTCGAGGGATTTTGAAGTCAAACCCATCCATTGAAGATAGGGGAGGTGCGTGAAATAAGCGATCGCAAAAAGAGGGATGGAACACAAGAATGCACTAAAAATAAGGGATGAAACGGCTTGATTGAGTTGCGGGTTTTTTTGTCCATACAATCGAGCGACAATGCCATTTGTTCCTGTGAAGAAAATAGCTGTAATCATATAAAAAAGCATAATGAAATTCATACTTGCACCAAAGGCAACAATGTGCGATGTGGAAAGCTTTCCGATAAATAAAAGTGCAAGAGAAATATTGAGTATATCAAGGAGGGAGCCTAGTCCTGAGGGTAGGGCTATTTTGAGGATTTGTTTGATTTGGACTATTTTGTATTGAGGCATTTTAAAGCTTTTTTACAAAGATTGGAGATAGGAAGAGAAGAGATTTCTGAGTGAGAAAAAAACTCTGTCTCTTTGGGTGGTGTGTCCTTGCAGAGATATACCTTGGCTGTGATGGCATATTTTGTATAGTGGTGGGAAAAACTACCAATAGGTTGAGAATCGGGTATTTCTTGCAGGGTGATTGGATTATAAAGCCCGTGATAAAGCTTGCCATGGCTTTTGCAAAGCGAGATTTTCTCTCCTTGCTGATAGAAGCCAAGATGAAGTTCAAGAGATTGGAGTTTGGTTTGTTTGGGCGTAGGGTAGAGATGAGGTGTGTTTTTGCCTTGGCATAAAAATGCAATGGGACAAATAAGGCATTGTGGATTTTTTGGCGTGCATAGAGTTGCTCCAAGATCTAGCAATGCTTGGTTGTGATTAAAGGGGTCTGAGGGATTTAGGATATTTTGCGCAAGTTTTTCAAGAGTTTTCATTGGTGCTGAGGGGAGGGCAAAGAGTCGTGAGAGGATGCGCGCAATATTTCCATCTACAAAACTCACGCTTTCTCCAAAGCCAAAGCACAAAATCGCTCCAGAACTATACTCTCCGATTCCTGAGAGTTTTTTGAGTTCTGTTCTT from Helicobacter kayseriensis encodes:
- a CDS encoding MATE family efflux transporter: MPQYKIVQIKQILKIALPSGLGSLLDILNISLALLFIGKLSTSHIVAFGASMNFIMLFYMITAIFFTGTNGIVARLYGQKNPQLNQAVSSLIFSAFLCSIPLFAIAYFTHLPYLQWMGLTSKSLELGEIYLKILIFSIPPLLLKTTLTSAFSAISCAKIPFYIKIFSTLFNIIANYVLIFGWYFIPPMDILGSGIANTLSAFLEAILLCIFGYRTFKFPLCLKLSFIKNAFKIGIPTGIERGLTLFSLVLIAKFLLSYGDEILAGFQIGGRIEAFVFMPGFGFMVASMSLMGQNIHHLQKAKEYTTLCLWISSIMMGSLGILMCFLGQQFAWIFSQNPQVIQYAWHYLIAVGLSQIPLIFIFVLDGALKGAGKSHFSLYINASSIWILRILPMFLCSYCALPYFLIFFIIFAETYIRALIFWIIFYKINWKVTS
- a CDS encoding A/G-specific adenine glycosylase, with amino-acid sequence MNPFFQTTTLLENFHAELLGWYFKYGRLDLPWRNLTGQVSTPLDRTRHIERSYGVYISEMMLQQTQVSVVLQRFYFPFLEKFPSLQSLADSKEEEVLKLWQGLGYYSRARNLRKSAIACQTLHQGHLPRSRTELKKLSGIGEYSSGAILCFGFGESVSFVDGNIARILSRLFALPSAPMKTLEKLAQNILNPSDPFNHNQALLDLGATLCTPKNPQCLICPIAFLCQGKNTPHLYPTPKQTKLQSLELHLGFYQQGEKISLCKSHGKLYHGLYNPITLQEIPDSQPIGSFSHHYTKYAITAKVYLCKDTPPKETEFFSHSEISSLPISNLCKKALKCLNTK